A section of the Clostridium felsineum DSM 794 genome encodes:
- a CDS encoding Rpn family recombination-promoting nuclease/putative transposase, with the protein MCRLNPKVDFAFKKLFGSEENKDILIAFINSIIDENEQIKDIVLKNPYNIADYRNGKMTILDIKAVDDKEVWYDIEMQISQQDFFDKRALYYWSKVYSSQIESGEYYEKLRKTISINILDFNYLNDKEFHNEFKIYNTRTLKEFSNLFEMHFIELNKFDKDYKELKTSLDRWIAFLSRAYELDKDSIPAELAEDREVKKAIEKLDIMYLSKEEREVYENDLKALMDYKAQIKTAERTGIVKGKKEGIKEEKINTVKNLLAMRMDDDFIAKATGLDKEKIEEIRKLRDK; encoded by the coding sequence ATGTGTAGGCTAAACCCAAAAGTTGACTTTGCATTTAAGAAGCTTTTTGGCAGTGAAGAAAATAAAGATATATTAATAGCATTTATAAATTCAATAATAGATGAAAATGAGCAGATAAAGGACATAGTATTAAAGAATCCATATAACATAGCAGATTATAGAAATGGAAAAATGACGATTTTAGATATAAAAGCGGTGGATGATAAGGAAGTATGGTATGACATAGAAATGCAGATATCGCAGCAGGATTTTTTTGATAAAAGAGCACTGTATTATTGGTCAAAAGTGTATTCGAGTCAAATAGAAAGTGGAGAATACTATGAGAAATTAAGGAAGACCATATCAATAAACATACTGGATTTTAATTACCTAAATGATAAAGAATTTCACAATGAGTTTAAAATATATAACACGAGAACTTTAAAAGAATTTTCAAATTTATTTGAAATGCATTTTATAGAATTAAATAAATTTGATAAAGATTATAAAGAATTGAAAACGAGCTTAGATAGATGGATAGCATTTTTAAGTAGAGCATATGAACTTGATAAAGATAGTATACCAGCAGAACTTGCAGAAGATAGAGAGGTAAAAAAAGCAATAGAAAAACTAGATATAATGTATTTAAGTAAAGAAGAAAGAGAAGTATATGAGAATGATTTAAAGGCATTGATGGATTACAAGGCTCAGATAAAAACAGCTGAGAGAACTGGAATAGTTAAAGGGAAAAAAGAAGGAATTAAAGAAGAAAAAATTAATACTGTGAAAAATTTATTAGCTATGAGAATGGATGATGATTTTATAGCTAAAGCAACGGGTTTAGATAAAGAAAAAATTGAAGAGATTAGAAAATTAAGAGATAAATAG
- a CDS encoding TIGR02556 family CRISPR-associated protein, giving the protein MLEGIIQIGNSMLSDGSDMLSNLIKDVPLKNKKQKQMHVLKFCFDTEKMEFKLDINEEIDNSTAEKYLFIGSVDGPASPQWFATSNSYLYHITETFSNLAKIDLGEKLNSKIKIICDNFYVDLGEKFKPKNRYVLNYKKFGISEEDIIDTLNKIEEEEAQTEEKQRYKNITSKIKKVYSKKFENYVKSELDTKKDEIGIYTIVIDGTPLSEFKEYRKQILNSKQSRKKSKKTLGFCSMCGGSDSLTSDLSKMKIKYYTTNQIIFASELNSYDKNMLLCKDCLNKLMAGENYIQNKLNTKIVGFNVYLIPHFILGAPINKEQLDKVSDKLEYSFNTAKNLSGVEEFKGEIENIKAINDEDSYFLVNIMFYKRANQATKIQKLIKDVNPSVFEKIVTVSYDMLRLSKKVMGINYKLKIDLQTFYFMTPIRLKNSEPMNFRKLLQIYDAILTGGNLKLEEFIKSVILCAKIQFFDEQGYNVNSKAGIYNTILKSNFCIIFLKYMGCIKEGKKMEVSDLKLSDEGLKGYIKEMGYGQQQSAMFLLGCLIGKIGNAQYKRMGGDKKPILNKLNFGGIDKSKVIRLSNEVFNKLIQEKIRNYNEVIFSEYKRLMDENSSSWKLNKHENLFYILSGYSYETTKAMLNSKGGKENEQ; this is encoded by the coding sequence GTGCTTGAAGGTATAATTCAAATAGGAAATTCAATGCTCTCTGATGGAAGCGATATGCTTTCAAATTTAATTAAAGATGTCCCTTTAAAAAATAAAAAACAAAAACAAATGCATGTTTTAAAATTTTGTTTTGACACAGAGAAAATGGAATTTAAATTAGATATAAATGAAGAAATTGATAATAGTACAGCAGAAAAATATTTATTTATAGGTTCGGTAGATGGTCCAGCATCTCCTCAATGGTTTGCAACAAGTAATTCATATCTGTATCACATAACTGAAACTTTTTCTAATTTGGCTAAAATTGATTTGGGAGAGAAACTAAATAGTAAAATAAAAATTATATGTGACAATTTTTATGTGGATTTGGGAGAAAAATTCAAACCCAAAAATAGATATGTTTTGAATTATAAAAAATTTGGAATTAGTGAAGAAGATATTATAGATACTTTAAATAAAATAGAAGAGGAAGAGGCTCAAACAGAAGAAAAACAAAGATATAAAAATATAACTTCAAAAATAAAGAAAGTGTATTCTAAAAAGTTCGAAAATTATGTCAAATCAGAGTTAGATACAAAAAAAGATGAAATAGGTATTTACACTATTGTTATAGATGGAACGCCTTTAAGTGAGTTTAAAGAATATAGAAAGCAGATTTTAAATAGTAAACAGAGCAGAAAGAAGAGTAAGAAAACTTTGGGGTTTTGTAGTATGTGTGGGGGTAGTGATAGTTTAACATCAGATTTATCTAAAATGAAAATAAAATATTACACTACAAATCAAATTATATTTGCAAGTGAACTTAATAGCTATGATAAAAATATGCTTCTATGCAAAGATTGTCTAAATAAACTTATGGCAGGAGAAAATTATATACAAAACAAGCTAAATACAAAAATTGTAGGCTTTAATGTATATTTAATTCCACATTTTATACTAGGAGCACCGATAAATAAAGAACAATTGGATAAGGTATCGGATAAGCTTGAATATTCTTTTAATACAGCTAAGAATTTAAGTGGTGTAGAGGAGTTTAAAGGTGAAATTGAAAATATAAAAGCCATAAATGATGAAGATTCATATTTTTTAGTAAATATAATGTTTTATAAAAGAGCAAATCAAGCAACTAAAATTCAAAAGTTGATAAAGGATGTAAATCCATCTGTATTTGAAAAAATTGTAACAGTATCTTATGATATGCTTCGCCTAAGTAAAAAAGTTATGGGTATAAACTACAAATTAAAAATAGATTTGCAAACATTTTATTTTATGACGCCAATTAGGCTTAAAAATTCTGAACCTATGAATTTTAGAAAACTTCTTCAAATATATGATGCAATATTAACTGGGGGAAATTTGAAATTAGAGGAATTTATAAAGAGCGTTATTTTGTGCGCAAAAATACAATTTTTTGATGAGCAAGGATATAATGTGAATAGCAAGGCAGGTATATATAATACAATACTTAAATCAAATTTTTGTATAATATTTTTGAAATATATGGGATGTATAAAGGAAGGGAAAAAAATGGAGGTTTCTGATTTAAAGTTAAGTGACGAAGGTTTAAAAGGATACATAAAAGAGATGGGATATGGGCAGCAGCAAAGTGCCATGTTTTTGTTAGGATGTCTTATAGGTAAGATTGGAAATGCTCAATATAAAAGAATGGGCGGGGATAAGAAGCCAATTCTTAATAAGTTAAACTTCGGGGGAATTGATAAGAGTAAGGTTATAAGACTTAGTAACGAAGTGTTTAATAAATTAATTCAGGAAAAGATAAGAAATTACAATGAAGTAATTTTTTCAGAATATAAGAGGCTTATGGATGAAAATTCAAGTTCATGGAAGTTAAATAAGCATGAAAATTTGTTCTATATCTTATCAGGATATAGTTATGAAACTACAAAGGCAATGCTCAATAGTAAGGGAGGAAAAGAAAATGAACAATAG
- the cas7b gene encoding type I-B CRISPR-associated protein Cas7/Csh2, translating to MNNSEILYLYDGKLTNPNGDPDEENRPRMDYEREINLVSDLRMKRYVRDYFLDRGYKLFVSKVGDKAVTAEGRIKDLGSSDVDTILENLIDVRLFGATIPIKKDNKNFIGPVQFNWGYSLNKVEVLESSITSHFATDEKNTQGAIGKDYRVKYSFIAFSGVISGKRAEHTKLKEEDVELLDKAMRYAIPELATRSKIGQYPRLYLRVEYKDNETILGDLRDYLKFSCEEESVRDIKEVSLDITELIHFLYKNKDRISKLYYFADEKLKLIIDGNKVDFKEAFSSFTLNEVK from the coding sequence ATGAACAATAGTGAAATTTTATATTTATATGATGGAAAGCTTACAAATCCAAATGGAGATCCAGATGAAGAAAATAGACCACGTATGGATTATGAAAGGGAGATAAATCTTGTTTCTGATTTAAGAATGAAAAGATATGTTAGAGATTATTTTTTAGATAGAGGGTATAAATTATTTGTGTCAAAGGTAGGAGATAAGGCAGTAACAGCAGAGGGAAGAATAAAGGATCTTGGAAGTAGTGATGTTGATACAATACTAGAAAATCTTATAGATGTAAGACTTTTTGGTGCAACAATTCCTATAAAAAAGGATAACAAAAATTTCATAGGACCTGTTCAGTTTAACTGGGGATATTCTTTAAATAAAGTTGAGGTTTTAGAATCAAGCATAACTTCACATTTTGCAACTGATGAAAAAAATACACAAGGTGCAATAGGAAAGGACTATAGGGTTAAGTATTCCTTTATTGCTTTTAGTGGAGTTATAAGTGGAAAAAGAGCAGAACATACAAAATTAAAAGAAGAAGATGTTGAACTTTTGGATAAAGCAATGAGATATGCTATACCAGAGCTTGCTACTAGAAGTAAGATTGGACAGTATCCGAGACTTTATTTGAGAGTTGAATATAAGGATAATGAAACTATACTTGGAGATTTAAGAGATTATTTGAAGTTTTCTTGTGAAGAAGAGAGTGTAAGAGATATAAAGGAAGTAAGTTTAGATATAACAGAGCTTATACATTTTCTTTATAAAAACAAAGATAGAATTTCTAAATTATATTATTTTGCAGATGAAAAGCTTAAATTAATTATTGACGGAAATAAAGTGGATTTTAAGGAGGCATTCAGTAGTTTTACATTAAATGAAGTAAAGTAG